In Vicinamibacterales bacterium, the following are encoded in one genomic region:
- a CDS encoding DinB family protein, with translation MKRAMALVLGMAMTTATVGAQTPGGGVAPHVAILKTQAETIRSFVLRTAEKVPEDLYAFKPTPDVRSLGALLGHIADGNNLLCGLAGTGKTVVDQSNEKKTTRADLVAGLKASYAACDQVFAATNDANATTQVDFFGQKQTRLGMLAFTNSHMWEHYGNLVTYMRLKNIVPPSSER, from the coding sequence ATGAAACGAGCCATGGCGCTTGTGCTGGGAATGGCGATGACGACGGCGACGGTGGGTGCACAGACGCCAGGCGGGGGCGTGGCGCCGCACGTCGCCATCCTGAAGACCCAGGCCGAAACGATCCGATCGTTCGTGCTGCGCACGGCGGAGAAGGTTCCCGAGGATCTGTATGCGTTCAAGCCGACGCCGGACGTCCGAAGCCTCGGCGCCCTCCTCGGCCACATCGCCGACGGCAACAACCTGCTGTGCGGCCTCGCCGGCACCGGCAAGACCGTCGTCGATCAGTCGAACGAAAAGAAGACGACGCGCGCCGATCTGGTGGCGGGACTGAAGGCGTCGTACGCCGCCTGCGATCAGGTGTTTGCCGCCACGAACGACGCCAACGCGACGACCCAGGTCGACTTCTTCGGTCAGAAGCAGACGCGGCTGGGCATGCTCGCCTTCACCAACAGCCACATGTGGGAGCATTACGGCAATCTCGTGACCTACATGCGCCTCAAGAACATCGTCCCTCCCTCGAGCGAACGGTAG
- a CDS encoding SMP-30/gluconolactonase/LRE family protein, whose protein sequence is MAGAGRLRSTGAAQPPPSPVTFPGIANPLEGAVEVIAAGYIWTEGPVWVGGEQGHLLFSDVPGNAIYSWDGKRTTAFLAPSGYQGFPIPATIREAGSNGLALGRGGLLIADSGTRALARVDLATRQKTVFAQSYQGKRFNSPNDLVLARDGSVYFTDPPYGLTDVQKSPLRELTFTGVFRVTPDNQVHLIADNLFPNGIALSPDNRTLYSTDNSGWVAIDLDASGKPTGQRPFVPSERVGGARGDGMKADSAGNIWASGRGGIYVFSPKGEHIGFAPIAGRVSNCAFGPGRYLYVTNDTQVVRGRIRADFPGGSPIQY, encoded by the coding sequence GTGGCCGGCGCCGGACGGCTGCGGAGCACGGGGGCGGCGCAGCCGCCCCCCTCGCCCGTGACGTTTCCCGGCATCGCCAATCCACTGGAGGGCGCGGTCGAGGTCATCGCGGCCGGCTACATCTGGACGGAAGGTCCGGTGTGGGTCGGCGGCGAGCAAGGGCATCTGCTCTTCTCGGACGTGCCCGGCAACGCCATCTACAGCTGGGACGGCAAGCGGACGACGGCATTCCTGGCGCCGTCCGGCTATCAAGGCTTCCCGATCCCCGCCACGATCCGCGAGGCCGGCTCGAACGGCCTGGCGCTGGGCCGCGGCGGATTGCTGATCGCCGACAGCGGCACTCGGGCCCTGGCGCGCGTGGACCTGGCCACGCGTCAGAAGACGGTGTTCGCCCAGTCGTACCAAGGCAAGCGCTTCAACAGCCCGAACGATCTCGTGCTCGCGCGCGACGGTTCCGTCTACTTCACCGATCCGCCCTACGGGCTGACCGACGTGCAGAAGTCGCCGCTGCGCGAGCTGACCTTCACCGGCGTCTTCCGCGTGACGCCCGACAACCAGGTGCACCTGATTGCCGACAACCTGTTTCCGAACGGGATCGCGTTGTCGCCGGACAACCGCACGCTCTATTCGACCGACAATTCGGGCTGGGTGGCGATCGATCTCGATGCCTCGGGCAAGCCCACGGGGCAGCGGCCGTTCGTCCCCAGCGAACGCGTCGGCGGCGCGCGGGGTGACGGCATGAAGGCGGATTCGGCCGGCAACATCTGGGCGAGCGGCCGCGGCGGCATCTACGTCTTCTCACCGAAGGGGGAACACATCGGCTTTGCGCCGATCGCCGGTCGCGTGTCGAACTGTGCGTTCGGACCGGGGCGGTATCTCTACGTCACCAACGACACGCAGGTCGTGCGCGGCCGCATTCGCGCCGATTTTCCCGGAGGGTCGCCGATCCAGTACTGA
- a CDS encoding alkaline phosphatase PhoX, producing the protein MPANPFDLDRRQFFKRSALAAGATTLGGGIFDALVARSAHAAGAGGGRGVGYGPLRPAGDDLSLPPGFQYRVISNEGDLMDDGFPAPKAMDGMAAFPLPNGNVLLIRNHEDNEAPSRLRPRPSGSTSTTAGILNGLLNTHYGPRSYAYDAFAGGGTTSIEVEPHGQRRVVAQHWSLVGTLRNCAGGPTPWGSWLSCEETLESASATGFAQNHGYIFEVPMATAAGAPAPAVPLKHLGRFAHEAVAVDPATGIVYETEDQGDVSGFYRFVPATKPTKPGDLAATSGAFEMMRIAGQSQYEIAINQTIGVPLPVAWVPIGNPDPVPAGATIDGAAGSAVFAQGFAAGGVRFRRLEGCWYDRGQIFFVSTNGGNMGLGQVFAYDPAAETLTLVAESPGVDVFDGPDNICSTPHGGLLVCEDAGAAQYLRGISPAGEIFDFARNLRNTIEFAGACFSPDGQTLFVNLYGRATVRTVTPYKAPLQIVVGPEQFERAATVAIWGPWTAGPL; encoded by the coding sequence ATGCCAGCCAATCCGTTCGACCTCGATAGACGGCAGTTCTTCAAACGCTCCGCGCTTGCGGCCGGCGCCACGACGCTCGGCGGCGGCATCTTCGACGCGCTCGTCGCACGATCCGCGCATGCGGCGGGTGCCGGGGGCGGCCGCGGCGTCGGGTACGGTCCCCTGCGCCCGGCCGGCGACGATCTGTCGCTGCCTCCCGGATTCCAGTACCGCGTGATCAGCAACGAAGGGGACTTGATGGACGACGGGTTTCCCGCGCCCAAGGCCATGGACGGGATGGCAGCGTTCCCGCTGCCGAACGGCAACGTGCTGCTGATCCGCAATCACGAAGACAACGAGGCTCCCAGCCGTCTTCGTCCGCGGCCGTCTGGCAGCACGTCGACGACGGCCGGCATCCTGAACGGACTGCTGAACACGCACTACGGACCGCGCTCGTACGCCTACGATGCGTTCGCGGGCGGAGGTACGACGTCGATCGAAGTGGAGCCGCACGGCCAGCGGCGCGTCGTCGCGCAGCACTGGAGCCTCGTCGGGACGCTGCGGAATTGTGCCGGCGGCCCCACGCCCTGGGGCAGCTGGCTGTCGTGCGAGGAAACGCTGGAATCAGCGTCCGCGACGGGCTTTGCGCAGAATCACGGCTACATCTTCGAAGTGCCGATGGCGACGGCAGCGGGCGCGCCGGCTCCCGCCGTGCCGCTGAAGCACCTCGGGCGCTTCGCTCACGAAGCGGTTGCCGTCGACCCGGCCACGGGAATCGTCTACGAGACGGAGGATCAAGGCGACGTCTCGGGTTTCTACCGGTTCGTGCCGGCGACGAAGCCCACGAAGCCGGGCGATCTGGCGGCGACCAGCGGCGCCTTCGAGATGATGAGGATCGCGGGGCAATCACAATACGAGATCGCGATCAATCAAACGATCGGCGTGCCGCTCCCCGTCGCGTGGGTGCCGATCGGCAACCCCGATCCGGTGCCGGCCGGCGCAACCATCGACGGGGCGGCGGGGTCGGCAGTCTTCGCGCAGGGGTTCGCCGCCGGCGGTGTGCGCTTCCGGCGGCTGGAAGGATGCTGGTACGACAGGGGGCAGATCTTCTTCGTCTCGACGAACGGGGGCAACATGGGACTCGGGCAGGTGTTCGCCTACGACCCCGCCGCCGAGACGCTGACGCTCGTCGCCGAGTCGCCGGGCGTCGACGTCTTCGACGGGCCCGACAACATCTGCAGCACGCCGCACGGCGGATTGCTGGTGTGCGAGGACGCGGGGGCCGCGCAGTACCTGCGGGGGATCTCGCCGGCCGGCGAGATCTTCGATTTCGCGAGAAACCTGCGCAACACGATCGAGTTCGCGGGCGCCTGCTTCAGCCCGGACGGGCAAACGCTGTTCGTGAATCTGTACGGCCGCGCGACGGTGCGCACGGTGACGCCGTACAAGGCGCCGCTGCAGATCGTGGTCGGACCGGAGCAATTCGAGCGGGCGGCCACGGTCGCGATCTGGGGGCCGTGGACCGCAGGTCCGCTCTAA